AGCGGCGCGCGACGTGGTCGGCCACGACTTCCTCCCAGTCGCGCGCGTCGCCCGCAACGCGCAGCTGCAGCATCGCCTCCTCGCCGTGCTCGTCCGACGGCAGCAGGATCGACTCGACGCCGACGCCGTTCAGTCCGAACGCCTTCTCCTGGGTCGCGATGCGGTGGAGGAAGAGCGACCAGGTGTTCGTCCCCGGCGGCGACGGGTTCAGCGCGCACACGGCGGCGATCGCGACGGCGGTCGCGGCGAACGACGCGTACAGGCGGCGGTGCGCGCGCAGGGCGGCGCGGCGCGCCGCGCCGCCCGGACGCAGCAGGTCGTGCGCCACCAGCGCGACCGCGAAGAAGACGGGGAAGATGCGGAAGTGCGCGGCGGTGGCGAGCGCGGCCCCCGCGATCGCGTAGCGGCGCGAGGCGAGCGCGAGCCAGGCGGCGACCAGGCAGAGCGCGAAGTCGTAGCGGAGGTAGCTGCCGCCGATGAAGCCGAAGTCGTTGAACGGGTTGGCGTACCAGAGCGCGGCGAAGGGCAGGGCGGCGTCCGCCCCGAAGCGCCACAGCACGAGCGCGAGCATCGCGAGCACGAGCGCGATGTCGACGTGGCGCAGGATCTCGAGGAAGGCGTAGGTCGACAGCCAGGGCTGGTTCGAGATGCGGCCGAAGAGCGTCGACGTGAGCGGTGTGCCGTTGTAGCCGTGGTCCTTCAGGATGGCGGAGCGGTGCCAGGACTCGACGCTCGGGAAGGCGTCGCGGAGCAGCGCGACGTCGGCGCGGAAGGCCTCCCAGCGCGCGTCCGTGAAGCGTTCGCGGATGCGCGCGCCCTCGCGCACGACGTCGGCGCGCGTGCGGTCGACGCGGTTCGTCGACAGGTTGCGGATGCGGTCGCGCGGGACGAAGTGCGCGGGGTCGTCCGCGTGGTCGGCGAGCACGATGCCCTCGTAGAGGTCGTCGTGGCCGAGCTCGCGGAAGTACTTGGTCCCGATGAAGTAGTGGAGGAACTCGTGGAGGTGGACGGTCGGCCGCGCGAGCACGGGCGTCGGGTCGTCGCCCCGCCGCTCGACGACGCGAAGGTGGCCGACGAACGTCAGCAGAACGGCGACCGCGAGCGCTGCGTGACGCATCGGCGCGTCGAGCCGGGCCTTCCATCCTTGGACGAGGGCGAGGACTGCCAATCCCGCGAGGATCAGCGCAAGCGAGATGCTCGTGTGGCCCATGGGCGCGCAACGGTATCACGCTCGCGTTGCGCGAACGCGGCGCGCGCGCGCGCGGTGCGACGTGAAATCGTCGCCGACGAACCGCGAAAAGCGGCGTCAATCCGCGGGCTTTCCAGCTTGACAGCCGAGAGATCGCCGCCGCATAGTCCCGGAGCACCGGATGGCGCGGCCGGCTTCGCCGTGCGCGAATCGTCGATGCGTCCGTGCGCCCGTACGCCTCGGAATTCCTTCGGCAAGTCAGTAGGTGTCATGCACGTGTTGTTCGCGCCGCCGTCGGTCCAGCTCGGAGCCCCGTCCTCGTTCGCGATCACCTGTGCACTGCTCGCCGCCGGCGCGTTCGCGTTCGCGCGGTCGAGCGGCGCAGTGCGCGCGCGGCGACGGCTTCGCATCGCGCTCCCGATCGCGCTCGCGGTGTCGATCGCACTCGTCGGTGCGACGCGCGCGCGCGCGCAGGGCGAAGGCGAGGGCGACGGCGAAGGTCAGCCGCAGGCCGACCCCGCGGCCGAAGTGATCAAGATCAAGGGCCAGCGCACGGACGTCCAGAAGCAGGACCAGCAGATCGCGATCACGTCGTTCGGCCAGGAGCAGCTCGACCAGCTCGGCGTGTCGGACGTCGCGTCGCTGCAGCAGAACGTGCCGTCGCTGCACATCGGGCAGTCGGGCACGCAGGCGGTCGTCACGCTGCGCGGCGTCGGCATCAACAACCTGTCGCTCACGGGCTCGCAGGGCGTGCTCGTCCACCAGGACGGCATCGCGCTCGGCCGGCCGACGGCCGTGCTCGGCGCGTTCTACGACATCGAGGCCGTGAACGCGCTGCGCGGTCCGCAGGGCACGCAGGGCGGCATCAACTCGACGGGCGGCTGGATCGAGATCAACTCGATCAAGCCGAGCGAGGAGTTCCAGGCCGAGGCGGACTACCAGATCGGCTCGTACAACGAGCACATCGTGCGCGGCTTCATCAACTCGCCGATCGTCGACGAGATGCTGATGGTGCGCGTGACGGGCCGGTACGAGCGCCACCAGGGCTACCAGCGCGGCATCGGTCGCAAGGCCGTCGGCCACAGGCAGGAGACGCTCTTCTGGGACGACGACGACGCCTGGGACAACGCGAACAACCTGCTCGCGCGCGTCCAGGCGCGCGGCCTGCTCGGCAACTTCGAGTACCACCTGACCGGGCAGCACGCGTTCCGCAAGGGCAACGGCCCCGCGCAGCACCTGCTCACCGAGCCCGGCACGCTCGCGCAGACGGGCTCGAACGTGGGCCTCGGCCCCGCGCCGGACGATCCGAACACGCCCGGTATCGACGAGCGGCTGAGCGGCCTGCCCGACGACCCGAGCACGCCGATCGACGAGAGCCTGAACTACGTGCGCACGGGGCTGTGGAACCGCTTCCCGCGCACGTCGACCGACCCGCGCGCGACGTACCGCGACTTCCCCGGCGGCCAGGACATCGAGCAGTGGTTCGCGCGCGCGTTCTTCGCGTACGACATCGACACGTCGCCGCTCGGCCCGGTCCGCGCCGAGCTGCTCTGGGCGTTCAACCGCACGCGCGTCGACGTCGACTTCGACTCCGACCTGACGGATGCCGACGCGATCAGCGTGTTCACGAACGCGCTCTCCGACCAGTACTCGGCCGAGTTCAAGCTGCGCTCGCGCGACCAGAGCCCGCTCAACTGGATGATCGGGGCGATCTGGTGGCAGGAGAAGACGGACACCGAGGCGTTCGTCGACCTGAGCGGCGGCAACTCGGCGACCGACTTCGGCATCCTCAACGGCATCGAGACCGATCACCTCTCGGGCTTCGCCGAGACCACCTACGACCTCACCGAGGCGTTCAAGCTCGGCGCCGGCGTGCGCTGGAGCGAGGACACGAAGGATCTCGCCGCGACGCGCCAGAACGTGAACCTGAGCGTCGATCCGAACTCGGGCGGCTCGCTGCCGCCGACGCTCGAGTTCCTCCCGACGATCCGGCTCGAGGAGCCGTTCCAGGCGGTCACGTACAAGGCCTTCGGCCGCTGGCAGCTGACCGACCAGAGCAGCCTCTCGCTCAGCTACACGACGGGGTTCAAGCCCGGCGGCTTCCCGCTCGGCCAGGACTGCGCGCTGAGCGGCGCGGGCAACACGGGCAGCACCGACAAGTGCGCCTCGTACGGGGCGGAGAAGGTCCGCCAGGTCGAGCTCACGTCGAAGAACTACTTCTTCGACCAGCGCATGATGCTCAACACGACGCTCTTCTGGACGGACTACGACCCGTTCCAGGTGTGCTTCGTGCTCGGCATCGACTTCAAGTGCGAGGACAACGGCGACGCGCTCGTGCGCGGCTTCGAGATCGAGTGGCAGGTGTTCCCGACGCCGGAGCTCTCGCTGATCGGCAACTTCAACCTGCTCGACGCGAAGATCGACAACTTCCGCCTCGCCGACCCCGGCGAGCCCAACCAGATCCCGGGCACGACGATCGACAACCCGAAGGCCGGCGTGCAGCAGGATCTCTCGGGCAATCCGCTCCCGCGCTCGCCGAAGTACAACCTCAACTTCGTGCTGCGTTACGAGATCGACACGACGACGCTCGGGCTCCCCGCCTGGGGCAAGGTCGCGCCGCAGGTGCAGTACACGTACCAGAGCCGCACGACGTTCCGGGAGTGGGACACGCCGCAGTACGACCAGCGGCGCACGCACCACGTGAACCTGCGCATCAGCTGGATCAGCCAGGACACGCGGTGGAGGGCGGAGGCCTTCATCGACAACATCACCGATCTCGACAAGCGCACGTTCGTGAGCTTCGGCGTGCAGGGATCGGTGCAGGCGCAGTACGCGCCGCCGCGTCGCGCCGGCATCAAGCTCGGCTACAGCTTCTAGCGCCGCGCGCCGCGCGCCGCGCGCCCCGCACCCGGCCCGCGCTCCGGGGGCAGGCTGCGCGCAGAGGTGGCGCAGGTCGCTCCATTTTCCGGCCTTCCCGCTCGCGCCTCGAGGGGGAAGTGGCGTAGGATGCGCCGCTTCCGGGCGAAGCGGGGCTCGCATGAACTCGACCTTCGCACGCGTGCTGCTCTTCCGGCACCTGGCGATCTGCGCCAGCGCGCTGATGGCGTACCTGCTGCGCCAGGAGCTGCGGGTCGGCTTCGCGGTGCTCGCGGTCGTCGCCGGCAGCGCGGTCCTCAACTTCGGCCTCTACCTGATGCGCGTGTCCGAGCGCGCCGAGCCGGTCGCGATGCGCGCCTCGCCGCTGATCGGCGTGGGCGCGTGGACGGCGCTCATCGGCGTGACCCACGGCGTCGCATCGCCCTTCGTCGCGGGGCTGTGGCTCGAGGTGATGCTCGCCGGGATGGTGTTCCAGCCGCTCTCGATCCTCCTCGTCACGGGAGCGACGGGCGCGGCGCTCGTCGCCCAGCAGCTCGTGCTCGGCCTGCACGGCGCCGTTCCGATGCTCGCGCTCGAGCTCGGCTTCCTCGGTGGCATGGGCGGCATCACGTACGCCTATCAACGGCGCGCGCAGCGGCGCGAGCACGAGCTCGAGAGCCAGCGCGAGACGCTCGGCAAGCGGCTCGGGGCGCTCGAGGGTGCGCTCGAGGACGAGCGCGCGCTCGGTCGCCTCGGCGAGAGCGTCGGGCGGCTCGCGCACGGCCTCAAGAACACCGTGCACAGCCTGCGCGGCTTCGTCGCGCTCATCGAGCCGAACGTGCACGAGCGCAGCCGCGCCGCGCTCGACGGCCTGCGGGCCGCGATCGACGACCTCGAGGAGCTCGCGCGCCTCACGCTCGAGGAGCGCGCGGCGGCCGGCGGGCTCGAGCGCGCGCGCGCGCGCTCGGGGCCGAACGCCGTGGTCGCGCGCTGCATCGCGGAGGTGCGCGCGACGCACCCCGACGTGAAGTGGACGCTCGACGTGCCGGCCGGCCTCCCCGACCTCGCCATCGGCGACGACGAGCTCGAGGAGGTGCTGCTCATCCTGCTGCGCAACGCGATCGAGGCGATGCGCGGGAGCGGCGCCGCCGAGCTCGCCGCGCACGCGCGCCGCGAGAGCCTGACGCTGCGCGTCTCCGACGACGGCCCGGGCGTCCCGGGCGACGACCTCGAGCGCATCTTCCGCGCCGGCTACACGACGAAGCCCGAGGGCAGCGGCTACGGCCTCTTCCTCGCGCGGCGCATCGCGGTCGAGCACGGCGGCGCGCTCGGGCTCGGCCCGCGCCGCGAGCGGGGCGCGGTGTTCGACGTGACGCTGCCCGTGCGCGGCGCCGCCGCGGACGGCGCCGCGGCGATCGCGGGCGCTGCCGCGGCGCGTGCGGAAGACGGGAACCGGGAGGCACCGCGATGAGCCGCATCCTGATCGTCGACGACGAGCGCTCGGCGCGCGAGTACCTGCGCGTGCTGCTCGACCAGGAGGGCTACGCGAACGCGACCGCCGCGAACGGCGTGCAGGCCATCGTCGAGCTCGAGGCGGGCGGCTTCGATCTCGTCGTGACCGACCTCCACATGCCCGAGATGGGCGGCGCCGACCTGCTCGCGCACGTCCGGCAGCGCTGGCCGAGCCTGCCCGTGATCGTGCTGACCGCCGCGTCCGACATCGCCGAGATCGTCGACCTCGTGCGGCAGGGCGCGACCAACTACCTCGTGAAGCCCGCGGCGCCGAACACCGTGCTCACGGCGATCGAGCGCGCGCTCGCGACGCGTCGCGCGCCGCCCGCCGAGGACGAGAAGCTCCAGGACATCGTGGGCGCGAGCAAGGCGATCGTCGAAGTGCGGCACCGCGTGATGCTCGCGGCGCGAAGCGACGTTCCCGTGCTCATCACCGGCGAGACGGGCACGGGGAAGGAGCTCGTCGCGCGCGCCATCCACCGCTGCTCGGGCCTCGCCGCGGGCCCCTTCGTCGCGCACAACTGCGCGGTGTCGCCGCGCGACCTCTTCGAGAGCCAGTTCTTCGGACACAAGAAGGGCGCGTTCACGGGCGCCGACTCCGACCACTCGGGCCTGCTGCGCGACGCGCACGGCGGCGTGCTGTTCCTCGACGAGCTCGAGACGCTCGACCCGATGTTCCAGGCGAAGCTGCTGCGCGTGCTCGACGACGGCGAGGTGCGGCCCGTCGGGAGCAGCCGCACGCACCGCGTGTCGGTGCGCTTCATCGCGGCGACCAACCGCGACGCGCGCGCGATGATCGAGGACGGCGAGCTGCGCGAGGACCTCTACTACCGCCTGCGCGGCTTCGAGATCCGCCTCCCGCGCCTGCGCGACCGCGCGCAGGACGTGCCGCTCCTCGTGCGCCACTTCCTGCCGGCCGGTGCGCCCGAGCCGACGGACGAGGCGCTCGACGCGCTCCAGCAGGCGCCGTGGCCCGGCAACGTACGCGAGCTGATGAACGTCGTGCGCAGCGCGTCCGCGGTCGCGGGCGGCGACGCGCTCGCGCTCGAGCACCTGCCGCCCGGCTACGAGCCGGGCGCCAGCGTGGAGGACGACCGGGACGTCGACGGCGCCGAGGGCGGCGCGCTGCGGATCGCCGAGGGGCTCTCGCTCAAGGAGATCGAGCGACGCGCCATCCTGCACGCGCTCGACCAGTGCGACGGCAACCGCAGCCGCGCGGCGCGGCTGCTCCAGATCGATCGCTCGACGCTGCGCCGCAAGCTCCAGGAGTTCGGGATCGAGGGGAAGTAGCGCGCGCTCGCGCGCGCTCTCTCGGCTCGGCGCGCAGCGCCGATCAGGTCGGGTCGACGGGCGGGCCGAGCCAGGTGTCGCCCGCGCGGTAGCGGGCGCGTCGCTGCTCCATCTCGTGTGCGGACACGTGATCGTCGTCGGCGACGGCGCGGGCGATGGCGCGGGCGATCGCGGCATCCGCATCCGCGCGGCGGCCGACGGCCGCATAGGCGGCCGCGACACCGTCGAGGAGGCGCGCCGTCGGAGCGCCCTCGAGCGCGGGGGCGGCCTCGCGCAGCGCGCGCTCGGGGTCGCGCAGGTCGTCGGCGCGGCTCGTGGCGAGCAGGAACACGAGCTCGGCGCGCACGCGCGGGTCGTCGCTTCCGAGTCGGAGCGCTTCGCTCAGGTGGTGCAGCGCGCGCACGTGGCGCTGCTGGCCCGCATACGCGAGCCCGAGCAGCGCGTTCGAGCGCGCGTCGCTGCCGCCGCGGCGCTCCGCGCGCAGCAGCTCGACCAGCGCGCCGTCGAAGCGCCCGCGCTCGAGCAGCAGCTCGCCGAGCGCGTAGCGGAGCGCGACGTCGTCGGGGGCTTCGGAAGCGCGGTGGTGCGCGAGCGCGATGCGCGCGTCGAGCGCGCGCTTGCGCTCGATGCGCGCGAGGTGGAGCCGTGCGTCCGGGTCGTCGGGCGCGAGCCGCACCGCCTCGCGCATCTCGCGCTCGGCGCCCTCGACGTCGTCGAGCCTCTCGAGCACGACGCCGTACAGCTTGCGGACGTGCGCGACCTCGGGCGCGTCGCGCAGCGATTCCGCGAGCGCGTCGCGCGCGGGCGCGAGCCGGCCGGCCTGGGCGTGCGCGACGGCGCGATCGTAGGCCGCACTCGCGCGGGCGCGCGCCGCGGCGCCGTCGTCGCCGCAGGCCGCGACACTCCACGCGACGGCGGCGAGCAGGGCGAGCGCGACGCCGCGGCGTCGGCGGCCCGGGCGGGATCGGCGCGGACGAGCGATGGGGATCACGGCCTCGCAACGGAGCTGCAGCGCGCGTGCAGCGGGCTCGAAGGGTCGATCGGAGGCGGCGCAGTATATCGGATGGGACGCGGGCGGACGGGTATGCTCGGGCGCCGCGCGACGGACGCGCGCGGTGCCGGGGGGCTTCGTGAGCGAGCGCTCGAGCGAGCGGGGGGAGGAGCGCGTCGCGCCGCGCGCCGCGGCGGTCGCCGCGGGAGTCGCGGTGCTGGTCGTGCTCGGTGCGCTCGCGTACGAGAACGCGCTCGACGCCGGCTTCGTCTACGACGACCTCGTCAACATCACGCAGCGCGCGTCGCTCCACTGGTCGCGCGCGACGCTCGCCGGCTGGGTCGAGGCCGTCGTCGACAGCCCGTCGAAGCGGCCCGTCGCGCTCGCGACCTTCGGTCTGCAGTACCGCTTCGGGCTCGCGGACGCGCGCGCGTTCCACGCGATCAACGTCGCGCTCCACCTCGCGAACGGCCTGCTCGCGTGGGCCTTCGCGTGGCTCGTGTTCGCGCGCGCGCGCACGCTGCGCGGACAGGCGCAGCCGCCGCCGCACGCCGTCGGCGCCGCGGCGTTCGCGGCCGCACTGCTGTTCGTCGTGCACCCCGTCCAGACGCAGGCCGTCACGTACGTCGTGCAGCGCATGAGCTCGCTCGCCGCGACGTTCCACCTGCTCGCGCTGATCGCGTTCGTGCTCGGGCGGCGCAGCGCGAGCTCGGGGCGGCGCGCGACGCTCTACGGCGCGGCGGTCGCCGCGTGGGGCCTCGGTCTCGGATCGAAGGAGACGGCCGCCGTCGCGCCGCTCGCGGCGTGGCTCTACGAGTGGTACTTCGAGCGCGACCTCGACCGCGCCTTCCTGCGACAGAGCGCCGTCGTGCTGCTGTTCGTCGGCGCGCCGACCGCGGTGGCCGCCTACGTGATGCTCGAGATGAGCGGCTACGACCCGTTCTCGAGCTATCCGGACAAGGACTTCACGCCGCTCGAGCGGCTGCTGAGCGAGCCGCGCGTGCTCGTGATGTACGCGAGCCAGATCCTGTGGCCCGCGCCGTCCCGGCTGTCGCTGCTGCACGACATCGCGCCGTCGCGCGGGCTCGCGTCGCCGGCGACGACGCTCCCGGCGCTCGCGGCCGTGCTCGCCGCGCTGGCCGCGATCGCGGCGCTCGCGCGGCGCCACCGCGTCGCGTCGTTCGGGCTCGCGTGGTGGTTCCTGCACCTCGCGATCGAGTCGACGGCACTGCCGCTCGCGCTCGCGATGGAGCATCGCCACTACCTGCCGCTGCTCGGGCCGGCGATCGCGGCGAGCTGGGTCGCGGGATCGCTGCTGCGCGCGCGACCGTCCGTCGCGGCGGCCGCGCTGGCCGCGGTCGCGATCGCGCTCGCCGGCGCGACGCACGCGCGCAACGACGTCTGGCGGACGCCCGAGGGCCTGTGGCGCGACGTCCTCGCGAAGTATCCCGACGAGTTCAGCGCGCACGTCAACCTCGGCTTCGAGCTCTCGGGGCAGGGGCGCTTCGCCGAGGCGCTCGAGGTCTTCGAGCGCGCCGAGCGGCTGCGGCCGGGCGACGCGCGCATCGAGGCGAACATCGGCAATGCGCTCACCGGGCTCGGTCGGAGCGGCGAAGCGGTCGCGCGCTACGAGCGCGCACTCGAGCTCGAGCCCGACAATCCGCTCACGCCGCTCGGGCTCGGACGCGCGCAGCTGCTGGCCGGGCGGGTCGACGAGGCGCGCGCCACGTTCGCGCGCGCGGCCGCCGCGACCGACGCGGCCGAGGCCTGGCTCGCGCTCGGCGACGTCGAGCTCCTGCGCGGCGACGATCGCGCTGCGCGCCGCAGCTACGCGCGCGCGGTGCGCGCCGCTCCGCACGCGGCCGAGCCCGCGCTCAAGCTCGGCATCGTCGCGGCCAAGCGCGGCGAGCACGGGCGCGCGATCGTGGACTTCGAGCGCGCGCGCTCTCTTTCGCCCGCACCGAGCCCCGAGCTCTTCTCCCACCTCGGGCTCGCGTACTGGTCGCGCGCCGAGGCGGCCCGCGACGCGCGCGACGGCGAGCGCGGCGACGCGGGGGACGAGGCGCGCGACGAAGCGCGCGACGAAGCGCGCGCCGTTGCGCTCGCGCGCGCCCACGCGCTCGCGCCCGCGTGGCCGGTGGCGCAGAACAATCTCGCCTGGATGCTCGCCACCGCGCGCGACCCCCGGCTGCGCGACCCGGCGCGCGCGGTCGCGCTCGCCGAGGCCGGGCTGCGCGCGCAGCCGGGCGACCTCGATCTCGGCAGCACGTATGCGACGGCGCTCGCCGCTGCGGGCGACCGCGAGCGCGCGGCCGCCGTCGCCGCCGAGGTCGCGCGCGGCGCGGCGCGCGCGGGGCGCGCCGACCTCGCGGACGCGATGCGCGCGCTCGCGCGCGGCGACGCGGCGGTCCTTCCCGGTGGCGCGAGCGGTGCGCGTGACTGAGCGCGCGCCGGGCTCGCGCGCCCCGGCCGCGCTCGGGCCGCGCGCGGCGTGCGCGCTCGGCGCGCTCGCGATCGTCGCCGTCGTCGCGTTCGCCTACGCGCGCGCGCTCGACGCTCCGTTCACCTACGACGACCAGAACAACATCACGTTGAACCCCGGGATCCGGCTTCGATGGGATGCGTGGTCGAGCGTGAGGGGTCTTCGTCTGTGGAGCCCGACGCCTCGTCCAGTGGCGAACGGGAGCTTTGCGCTGTGCCACGCGGTGTTCGGTCTGGAGTCGTGGGGGTACCGGTTGGTGAACGTGGGGATCCACGTTCTGGCGTCGCTGTGCGTGGTGGGGGTGGTGCGTCGGTGGTCGCGTTCGTTCGACGCGTCGGGTCGACTCGAAGCGGGCTCGTACGCGTGGGCGGGCTGGATCGCGGGTCTCGTGTTCGCATCGCACCCGCTGGCGACGCAGTCGGTGACGTACGTGGTGCAGCGGATGACGAGCCTGTCGACGCTGCTGTACGTGGCGGCGCTGTGGGTGTGGCTGGTGGGGTCGTCGCGGTCGGTGGGGGCGCGGTGGCGCTGGCGTTCGGGCGCGGTGGTGCTGTGGGTGCTGTCGCTCGGCTCGAAGGAGATCGCGGCGACGTGGCCGGTCGTGGTGTGGCTGTGGGAGTGGGGGTACGGGTCGGGGCGGGAGGATCTCCGGGGGTACGTGCGTCGGACGGGCTGGATGTGGGGCGCGGCGGCGGTGCTGTTCGGGGTGCTGTTGTGGGCGTACGGCGGGTTCGACGGTGCGAGCGCGGGGAGCGTGTCGGGAGGGTATGCGCGCAAGCCGTTCACGTGGTGGGAGCGGTGGTGGACGGAGCCTCGGGTGTGGTGGAGGTACGTGGGTCTGTGGGTGTGGCCGTTGCCGTGGCGGCTGAGCGTGATCCACGCGGTGGAGATGTCGTCGGGCCCGTTCGGGACGTGGGGGACGGCGGTGTCGTGGCTGGGCTGGGTGGGTGTGTTGGCGGGGGGCGCGTGGGCGTGGCGTCGTGCGTCGACGCGGTGGCTGGGCTGGGTGATCGGATGGTTCTGGGTGCAGCAGTGGGTGGAGGGGACGGTGCTGCCGCTCGAGCCGATGTACGAGCACCGGACGTATCTGCCGTCGGTGGGTCTGTGTGCGGGGGTGGGGTACGGGGCGGTGCGATTGCGCGGGTGGGCGCAGGCGCGGGGGATGTCGCGCGCGGCGGCGGGCCGCGCACTCGCGCTCGTCGTCGCCTCCGTCGTCGCCGCGCTCGCGCTCGCGACCGCGGCCCGCAACGACGTGTGGCGCGACAACGTCGCGCTCTGGCGGGACACGGCGAGGAAGGCGCCGGGCCGCGCGGTCGCCCACGCGAACCTCGGCGTCGCGCTGCTCGAGGCGGGCGACCTCGCCGGTGCGCGCGCCGCGTTCGAGCGCGCGCTCGCGCTCGAGCCCGAGCACTCCTTCTCGCACCAGAACCTCGGCGCGCTCGACCTCGCGGCGCGCGACCTCGATGCGGCCGAGTCGCACTACCGCGCGGCGCTCGCGGCCGACCCGCGCGATGCGCTCTCGGTCGCCGGGCTCGGCGCGGTCGCGATGGAGCGGGGCCGCGTCGACGAGGCGATCGCGCTCCACGAGCGGTCGCTCGCGATGCGGTCCGATCCGCGCATCCACCGCAACCTCGGCCAGATCCATCTCGTGAGGGGCCGCGCGGACCTCGCGCTGCCGGAGCTGCGTCGCGCGGTCGCGATCGACCCCGCGCAGCCGATCGCGTGGCGGCGCCTCGCGGAGGCCGAGCTCGCCGCGGGAACGCCGCAGGGCGCGGCGCGCGCGTACGCGCGCGCGCTCGACGTCGAGCCCGCACTCGCGCTCGACGTCGAGCTCGCGCGCCGCGTGGCCGCGTCGCTCGCGCGCGCGGGCGCTCGCGACGCGGCGCGCGGCGTGCTCGCGCGCGCGCGGCGGCGGGCGCGCGCTCTCTCGGTCGCGCCGACGCGGCGGCCGCGCATGCGGCGGCCGCCGACGCGCTCCCGCCCGCGAGCGGCAGCGGCCCGTGACGCGCGCGCCCGCCGCGTCCGCGGCGCCCGCCGCGTCCGCCGCGCGCACTGCGCTCGGCGCGTTCGCGCTCGCGGTCGTCGTCGCCGCGCTCTACGCGCCCGTGCGCGAGCACGCGTTCCTCGCCTACGACGACGTGCTCTACGTGACGGAGAGCGACCCCGTGCGAGCGGGGCTCTCGCTCGCGACGCTCCGCTACGCGCTCACCGCGACGGACGCCGGCAACTGGCATCCCGTCACGTGGCTCTCGCACGCGCTCGACGTGTCGCTCTTCGGGCTCGACGCGGGCGCGCACCACGCGACGAGCGTCGCGCTGCACGCGGCGACGTCCGCGCTCCTGTGGCTCGTGCTCGCGGCGGCGACGCGCGCGCCGTGGCGCAGCGGGCTCGCCGCCGCGCTCTTCGCGCTCCACCCGCTGCGCGTCGAGTCGGTGGCCTGGATCGCCGAGCGCAAGGACGTCCTGTGCGGCCTCTTCTGGGTGGCCGCGCTCGGCGCGGAGACCGCCTACGCGCGCCGTCCGGGCGCGACCCGCTACGCGGCCGTCCTCGCGTGCGGCGCGCTCGCGCTCGCGAGCAAGGCGATGGCCGTGACGCTCCCGCTCTCGCTCGCGCTCTTCGACGTGTGGCCGCTCGGGCGCGTGCGCGCGCTGCGCGCGCGCGACGCGGCGCCCGCCGGACCGGACGCGTCGCTCGCGCGCGTCGCGCTCGAGAAGCTTCCGCTCCTCGCGCTCGCCGCGGCCGCGAGCGCGGTCGCGCTCG
This region of Myxococcota bacterium genomic DNA includes:
- a CDS encoding tetratricopeptide repeat protein, with the protein product MSERSSERGEERVAPRAAAVAAGVAVLVVLGALAYENALDAGFVYDDLVNITQRASLHWSRATLAGWVEAVVDSPSKRPVALATFGLQYRFGLADARAFHAINVALHLANGLLAWAFAWLVFARARTLRGQAQPPPHAVGAAAFAAALLFVVHPVQTQAVTYVVQRMSSLAATFHLLALIAFVLGRRSASSGRRATLYGAAVAAWGLGLGSKETAAVAPLAAWLYEWYFERDLDRAFLRQSAVVLLFVGAPTAVAAYVMLEMSGYDPFSSYPDKDFTPLERLLSEPRVLVMYASQILWPAPSRLSLLHDIAPSRGLASPATTLPALAAVLAALAAIAALARRHRVASFGLAWWFLHLAIESTALPLALAMEHRHYLPLLGPAIAASWVAGSLLRARPSVAAAALAAVAIALAGATHARNDVWRTPEGLWRDVLAKYPDEFSAHVNLGFELSGQGRFAEALEVFERAERLRPGDARIEANIGNALTGLGRSGEAVARYERALELEPDNPLTPLGLGRAQLLAGRVDEARATFARAAAATDAAEAWLALGDVELLRGDDRAARRSYARAVRAAPHAAEPALKLGIVAAKRGEHGRAIVDFERARSLSPAPSPELFSHLGLAYWSRAEAARDARDGERGDAGDEARDEARDEARAVALARAHALAPAWPVAQNNLAWMLATARDPRLRDPARAVALAEAGLRAQPGDLDLGSTYATALAAAGDRERAAAVAAEVARGAARAGRADLADAMRALARGDAAVLPGGASGARD